CCGTACTACCTCATCGACAAGCAGAAGCTTTTGAGCAACATGCAGAAGATCGCCTATGTGCGCGAGCAGTCCGGCGCCAAGGCCCTGCTGGCCCTCAAGTGCTTCGCCACCTGGTCGGTGTTCGACCTGATGCAGCAGTACATGGACGGCACCACCTCCTCGTCGCTGTACGAGCTCAAGCTCGGCCGGCAGAAGTTCGCCGGCGAAACCCACGCCTACAGCGTGGCCTGGGCCGACGACGAGATCGAAGAGATGCTCGCCAACTGCGACAAGATCATCTTCAACTCCATCAGCCAGCTGCAGCGCTTTGCCGACGCCAGCGCGGGCAAGGTCCGCGGTCTGCGGGTCAACCCCCAGGTAAGCAGCTCGGACTACCTGCTGGCCGACCCGGCCCGGCCTTTCAGCCGCCTGGGCGAATGGGACCCGGCGAAGATCGAAGGCGTGATCGAGCAGATCTCCGGCTTCATGTTCCATAACAACTGCGAGAACGGCGACTTCGGGCTGTTCGACCAGATGCTGAGCACCATCGAGGAGCGCTTCGGCCACCTGCTGCACAAGGTCGAGTGGGTCAGCCTCGGCGGCGGCATCCACTTCACCGGCGAGGACTACGCCCTGGACGCCTTCTGCGCACGGCTCAAGGCCTTCTCCGAGCAGTACGGCGTGCAGGTCTACCTGGAGCCGGGCGAAGCGGCGATCACCCAGAGCGCATCCCTGGAAGTGACCGTGCTCGACACCCTGTACAACGGCAAGCACCTGGCCGTGGTGGACAGCTCCATCGAAGCCCACATGCTCGACCTGCTGATCTATCGCCTGAACGCCAAGCTGGCCCCCAGCAGCGGCGAACACAGCTACATGATTTGTGGCAAGTCTTGCCTGGCCGGAGACATCTTTGGCGAGTATCAATTCGAACGTCCGCTGACCATCGGCGATCGCCTGTCGTTCGTCGACGCGGCGGGCTACACCATGGTCAAGAAAAACTGGTTCAACGGCCTGAAAATGCCATCCATCGTTGTGAAACAACTCGATGGCAGCATCGACGTGGTTCGCGAGTTTGGTTTCGAAGACTACCTGTCCAGCCTTTCCTGAGCGGACAGACACGAGGAGAAGTAAATAAATTGAAGAAGAATGTTCTTATCATTGGTGCAGGAGGTGTCGCCAAGGTGGTGGCCCACAAGTGCGCGCAGCACAACGACGAACTCGGTCGTATTGCCATCGCGTCGCGCAACATCTCCAAATGCCAGGCCATCATCGACAGCGTCAAGGCCAAGGGCAGCCTCAAACAGCCCGCTGAAATAAAAGCCTATGCGCTCAACGCGCTGGACATCGAAGCGACCAAGGCGCTGATCCGCGAGACCGAGTCGCAGATCGTCATCAACGTCGGTTCCGCCTTCCTCAACATGTCGGTGCTGCGCGCCTGCATCGATACCGGCGTGGCCTACCTGGACACCGCGATCCACGAAGAGCCGGGCAAGATCTGCGAAACGCCGCCCTGGTACGGCAACTACGAGTGGAAGCACCTCGAGGAGTGCCGGGAGAAGAACATCACCGCCATTCTCGGCGTGGGCTTCGATCCGGGCGTGGTCAACGCCTAT
This genomic stretch from Pseudomonas sp. Os17 harbors:
- a CDS encoding carboxynorspermidine decarboxylase → MIKTPYYLIDKQKLLSNMQKIAYVREQSGAKALLALKCFATWSVFDLMQQYMDGTTSSSLYELKLGRQKFAGETHAYSVAWADDEIEEMLANCDKIIFNSISQLQRFADASAGKVRGLRVNPQVSSSDYLLADPARPFSRLGEWDPAKIEGVIEQISGFMFHNNCENGDFGLFDQMLSTIEERFGHLLHKVEWVSLGGGIHFTGEDYALDAFCARLKAFSEQYGVQVYLEPGEAAITQSASLEVTVLDTLYNGKHLAVVDSSIEAHMLDLLIYRLNAKLAPSSGEHSYMICGKSCLAGDIFGEYQFERPLTIGDRLSFVDAAGYTMVKKNWFNGLKMPSIVVKQLDGSIDVVREFGFEDYLSSLS